One part of the Tolypothrix sp. NIES-4075 genome encodes these proteins:
- a CDS encoding prephenate/arogenate dehydrogenase produces MNIGILGLGLIGGSLGWDLRSQGHHVLGVSRRESTCSRAIALGSVSEASVDMSLLSAADVVFICTPLGLIVPKFEELIAYLPHTTIVTDVGSVKAPIVKALSPLWDNFIGGHPMAGNTDNGIEARESNLFVNKPYVLTPISTTPTYAVEVVEKIVRSLNANIYHCQPEQHDRAVSWISHLPVMVSGSLIAACMSETDSEVLKLAQKFASSGFKDTSRVGGGNPELGLMMARYNRQALLNSLQQYRHKIDDLINLIDQEDWTTLEEKLNLNHKARPDFLE; encoded by the coding sequence ATGAATATTGGTATTTTAGGATTGGGACTGATAGGTGGCTCTTTAGGTTGGGATTTGCGATCGCAAGGACATCATGTTTTAGGTGTCAGCCGTCGTGAATCGACTTGTTCTAGAGCGATCGCTCTCGGTAGTGTTTCCGAAGCTTCAGTTGACATGAGCCTGCTGTCAGCAGCAGATGTGGTATTTATTTGCACACCTCTAGGGCTTATTGTTCCCAAATTTGAGGAATTAATCGCTTATTTGCCCCATACTACAATCGTTACTGATGTCGGTTCGGTGAAAGCACCGATAGTGAAAGCACTTTCTCCACTTTGGGATAATTTTATCGGCGGTCATCCAATGGCAGGAAACACAGATAATGGCATTGAAGCGCGAGAAAGTAATTTATTTGTCAACAAGCCTTATGTGTTGACACCGATATCGACAACACCAACTTATGCAGTTGAAGTTGTGGAGAAAATTGTGCGATCGCTTAATGCAAATATCTACCATTGTCAGCCAGAACAACACGACCGCGCTGTTAGTTGGATTTCTCATTTACCAGTAATGGTTAGTGGTTCGTTGATTGCTGCTTGCATGAGTGAAACTGACTCAGAGGTATTGAAATTAGCCCAAAAATTTGCAAGTTCCGGCTTTAAAGATACAAGTCGCGTCGGTGGCGGAAATCCTGAATTAGGCTTAATGATGGCACGATATAATCGCCAAGCATTGCTTAATTCCCTGCAACAATATCGCCACAAAATTGACGATTTAATTAACTTAATTGACCAAGAAGATTGGACGACGCTTGAAGAAAAGCTGAACTTAAATCACAAAGCACGACCTGATTTTCTTGAATAA
- a CDS encoding Uma2 family endonuclease: MISQTENRFYTPEEYLELEEKAEERSEYINGEIRLMPGGTTNHNKIALNFCRKFPSTVQGQDYDIYMVDVKLWIPNYRIYTYPDIMVIKGEPVYEGTGTTKITNPLLIVEVLSNSTKNYDKTDKFKYYRSIPDFEEYIMIDQYTFSVEQFAKKAAREWIFKEYEGEDAILGLNSLDFQISLQEIYERVNFDLSEE, from the coding sequence ATGATTTCCCAAACAGAAAACCGCTTTTACACCCCAGAAGAATATCTGGAGTTAGAAGAAAAAGCTGAAGAAAGAAGTGAATATATAAATGGAGAAATTAGACTCATGCCAGGAGGTACAACCAACCACAATAAGATTGCACTTAATTTTTGCAGAAAATTTCCTTCTACGGTGCAAGGTCAAGATTACGACATATATATGGTTGATGTAAAGTTATGGATACCGAATTATCGTATCTACACTTACCCAGATATTATGGTCATCAAAGGTGAACCTGTTTATGAAGGAACAGGCACAACAAAGATAACTAACCCATTATTAATAGTTGAAGTTTTATCAAATTCAACTAAAAATTATGACAAAACAGACAAATTTAAATATTACCGTTCAATTCCTGACTTTGAGGAATATATTATGATTGATCAATATACTTTTTCGGTGGAACAATTTGCTAAAAAAGCAGCCAGAGAATGGATTTTTAAGGAATATGAAGGGGAAGATGCAATTTTAGGATTAAATTCTCTCGATTTCCAAATTTCCTTGCAGGAGATTTACGAGCGGGTTAATTTCGACTTGAGCGAGGAATAA
- a CDS encoding Uma2 family endonuclease, with the protein MSIEVADSSLKYDRQVKALAYAKSGIGDYWILDVNQRKLHVYRLPSPDGYQSETILSEDVTISPLPFADCAIALRELLRSAS; encoded by the coding sequence ATGTCTATTGAAGTAGCCGATTCTAGTCTGAAATACGATCGCCAAGTGAAAGCTTTAGCTTATGCTAAATCAGGTATTGGTGATTACTGGATTTTAGATGTAAATCAGCGTAAACTGCATGTATATCGCTTACCGAGTCCAGATGGTTATCAAAGTGAAACGATACTTTCCGAAGATGTAACAATTTCACCGCTTCCATTTGCTGATTGTGCGATCGCTCTACGGGAATTATTGCGATCGGCTAGTTAA